The following nucleotide sequence is from Carboxydothermus pertinax.
GAATTCCAAGGATTTGGTATAATTCCGGTCCGTGAGTTTTACCGGTTAAAGCAGCCCTTAAAGGCATATAAACTTTTTTGCCCCCTACCCCCAGTTCTTTGGGAAGTTTCTTTAAAAATCCTTTAACTTCTTCATAATCCTGGCTTTTTAATTCATCAAGTTTTTCGGAAATTTTCTTTAATATTTCTTTGACCTCTAAATCCATTAACAGGCCTTTAGCCTCATCCTCAAAGTTAATTTCCTTCTCGTAAAAAATAGTAGCATGGTCAGGAAGTTCCGCTAAGGCTGAAACATATTCCCGGGTAGCTTCTACTACTTTAGTTAGTTTATTTAATTCTTCTTCCGTTGGGTTTTCCGATACATACCCCCGTTTTTGAAAATATGGAAGGCTTAAATCAATAATCCGGGAGAGTTCCGAATTTCTGATGTAATAGCCGTTAATCCAGTTTAATTTATCCATATCAAATATTGCCGGATTTTTAGCAACTCTCTCTAAAGAAAAGCGCTCAATTAATTGTTCCATACTGAAAATCTCTTCCTCTGTCCCCGGTGACCATCCTAAAAGGGCTAAAAAATTAACCAGCGCTTCCGGTAAATAACCCCTTTCCCGGTAATTCTCTACGGAAGTCGCTCCATGCCGTTTGGACATTTTGGTCCTGTCCTTACCGAGAATTAAAGAGATGTGAGCAAACTCTGGCGCTTTAAAACCTAAAGCCTCGTATAGCAAAATCTGCCGCGGAGTATTAGAAAGGTGTTCTTCCCCGCGCAACACATGGGTAATACCCATGGTTGCATCATCAATTACTACTGCAAAATTATAAGTTGGTATGCCGTCGGACTTTACAATAATAAAATCGCCAATACCATCGGTATCAAAGCGTACTACTCCCCGTACCAGGTCATTAATAACAATTGTTCTACCCACAGGTACCTTAAAACGTATCGTCGGCTTCCGCCCCTGGGCCAAGTATTTTTCCCGCATATCAGGAGATAAATTGCGGCATTTGCCAAGATAGCGGGGCATTTCCCCTTTGGCCAAAAGGGCCTGCCGTTCTTCTTCGGTACAAAAACAGTAGTAAGCAAATCCTTCATCGATAAGCTTCTTGGCATACTTTTGGTAAACAGAAAGTCTTTCGGTTTGGCGGTATGGGCCATTACTACCTCCTACTTCAATACCTTCATCCCAGGTAATACCAAGCCATTTAAGACTTTCTAAGATATTTTTCTCCGATTCTCGACTTGAACGTTCTAAATCGGTATCTTCAATCCTTACTATAAAAACCCCATCATTTTTCCGGGCAAAAAGATAATTAAAAAGTGCTGACCGGGCACCTCCAATATGTAAAGGTCCGGTTGGGCTGGGTGCAAAGCGTACTTTAACCATTTTTTAATACCTCCTTGACAGTAATTACCGCATACGAAGCTATACCTTCCTCACGACCGGTAAAGCCCAGTCCTTCAGTGGTCGTAGCTTTAACACTTATGTTATTTAAAGGCGTTTTAAAAATTTTTGCCAGATTTTCCCGCATTAATGGTATATAAGGCAAAAGTTTAGGCTTTTGGGCAACTATTACTGCGTCAAGATTGTTTAAGCAATAGCCCTGCTCCTCCACCATCCGGTATACTTCCTGCAAAAGATAACCACTATTTATTCC
It contains:
- the gltX gene encoding glutamate--tRNA ligase, which codes for MVKVRFAPSPTGPLHIGGARSALFNYLFARKNDGVFIVRIEDTDLERSSRESEKNILESLKWLGITWDEGIEVGGSNGPYRQTERLSVYQKYAKKLIDEGFAYYCFCTEEERQALLAKGEMPRYLGKCRNLSPDMREKYLAQGRKPTIRFKVPVGRTIVINDLVRGVVRFDTDGIGDFIIVKSDGIPTYNFAVVIDDATMGITHVLRGEEHLSNTPRQILLYEALGFKAPEFAHISLILGKDRTKMSKRHGATSVENYRERGYLPEALVNFLALLGWSPGTEEEIFSMEQLIERFSLERVAKNPAIFDMDKLNWINGYYIRNSELSRIIDLSLPYFQKRGYVSENPTEEELNKLTKVVEATREYVSALAELPDHATIFYEKEINFEDEAKGLLMDLEVKEILKKISEKLDELKSQDYEEVKGFLKKLPKELGVGGKKVYMPLRAALTGKTHGPELYQILGILGPDETKRRIVDVIFKG
- the ispF gene encoding 2-C-methyl-D-erythritol 2,4-cyclodiphosphate synthase, giving the protein MLRIGFGYDVHRLVEGRKLILGGVEIPFTKGLLGHSDADVLYHAIADALLGALALGDIGRHFPDHDERFRGINSGYLLQEVYRMVEEQGYCLNNLDAVIVAQKPKLLPYIPLMRENLAKIFKTPLNNISVKATTTEGLGFTGREEGIASYAVITVKEVLKNG